One genomic segment of Brassica napus cultivar Da-Ae chromosome A3, Da-Ae, whole genome shotgun sequence includes these proteins:
- the LOC106435039 gene encoding molybdopterin biosynthesis protein CNX1, which produces MDASEGCCGSNEKTEMIPTEEALRIVLSVSERLPPVVVSLQEALGKVLAEDIRAPDPLPPYPASVKDGYAVVASDGPGEYPVITESRAGNDGLGVTVTPGTVAYVTTGGPIPDGADAVVQVEDTEVIGDVSTEPRRVKILIQTKKGTDIRRVGCDIEKDATVLKTGERIGASEIGLLATAGVTLVKVYPMPTVAVLSTGDELVEPTAGTLGRGQIRDSNRAMLVAAVMQQQCKVVDLGIVRDDRKELERVLDEAISSGVDIILSSGGVSMGDRDFVKPLLKEKGKVHFSKVLMKPGKPLTFAEISAKPTKSVMGKTVLAFGLPGNPVSCLVCFNLFVVPAIRQLAGWTSPHPLRVQARLQQPIKSDSIRPEFHRAIIKWKENDGSGTSGFVAESTGHQMSSRLLSMRSANALLELPATGKVLSAGTSVSAVIVSDISGFSIDKKNSLSEPKSITKEMKNNEVPGPDYKVAILTVSDTVSAGAGPDRSGPRAVSVIDSSSEKLGGAKVVATAVVPDEVERIKDILQKWSDVDEIDLILTLGGTGFTPRDITPEATKQVIERETPGLLFVMMQESLKITPFAMLSRSAAGIRGSTLIINMPGNPNAVAECMEALLPALKHALKQIKGDKREKHPKHIPHAEASPAPAADTWDKSYKAAYEGAEETKDAGCSCTH; this is translated from the exons ATGGATGCTAGTGAAGGTTGTTGTGGCAGCAACGAAAAGACGGAGATGATACCGACGGAGGAAGCTCTTAGGATCGTACTCAGCGTCTCCGAGCGGCTGCCTCCCGTAGTCGTATCGCTGCAGGAAGCGCTTGGAAAAGTATTGGCGGAGGATATTCGCGCTCCTGATCCTCTGCCTCCGTATCCAGCTTCCGTCAAG GATGGGTACGCGGTTGTTGCGTCAGATGGTCCTGGAGAGTACCCGGTGATTACAGAATCAAGAGCTGGGAATGATGGCCTGGGTGTGACTGTTACTCCTGGAACTGTGGCTTATGTTACAACTGGTG GACCTATACCTGATGGTGCCGATGCAGTTGTCCAAGTTGAGGACACTGAAGTAATTGGAGACGTCTCAACTGAGCCAAGAAGAGTCAAAATACTGATTCAAACCAAGAAAGGCACTGACATCCGTAGAGTG GGTTGTGACATTGAGAAAGATGCAACTGTTCTAAAAACTGGAGAAAGGATTGGTGCCTCAGAAATTGGCTTGTTAGCAACTGCAGGAGTAACCTTGGTGAAG GTATACCCTATGCCAACAGTTGCTGTTCTCTCTACTGGGGATGAACTTGTCGAGCCGACAGCTGGGACTTTAGGTCGTGGTCAG ATTAGGGACTCGAATCGAGCAATGTTAGTAGCAGCAGTGATGCAGCAACAATGCAAAGTTGTTGACCTCGGAATCGTCAGAGATGATAGAAAAGAGCTTGAGAGAGTTTTGGATGAAGCCATATCCTCTGGAGTCGATATTATTTTATCTTCTGGTGGTGTTTCAATGGGAGACAGGGACTTTGTCAAGCCATTGctcaaagagaaagggaaagtACATTTCAGCAAG GTATTAATGAAACCTGGGAAACCTTTGACGTTTGCTGAGATCAGTGCAAAACCAACTAAAAGTGTGATGGGGAAAACAGTCCTTGCATTTGGGTTACCAGGGAATCCTGTAAGCTGTTTAGTTTGTTTCAATCTCTTTGTTGTGCCTGCAATCCGCCAGCTTGCAGGATGGACAAGCCCTCATCCACTGAG AGTGCAAGCTCGACTGCAGCAGCCCATAAAGTCAGATTCCATTCGTCCGGAGTTTCATCGAGCCATCATCAAATGGAAAGAGAACGATGGATCAGGGACTTCCGG ATTTGTTGCTGAGAGCACAGGACATCAGATGAGCAGTCGGCTTTTAAGTATGAGGTCGGCTAATGCTCTGTTGGAGTTGCCTGCTACGGGGAAAGTGCTTTCTGCTGGAACTTCTGTATCAGCTGTAATCGTTTCCGATATCAGTGGCTTCtctatagataaaaaaaactcattatcAGAACCAAAATCTATTACGAAAGAAATGAAGAACAATGAAGTACCGGGGCCTGATTATAAAGTGGCTATTCTTACTGTCAGTGATACGGTTTCAGCTGGGGCTGGACCTGATCGAAG TGGGCCCAGGGCTGTATCAGTGATTGATTCCTCGTCTGAGAAACTGGGAGGAGCGAAGGTAGTTGCAACAGCTGTTGTCCCCGATGAAGTTGAAAGGATCAAAGACATTCTTCAGAAATGGAGCGATGTTGACGAAATAGATCTCATTCTTACACTTG GTGGTACTGGCTTCACTCCAAGAGATATAACACCTGAAGCAACGAAACAAGTGATCGAGAGAGAAACACCCGGTCTTCTCTTTGTTATGATGCAAGAGAGCTTAAAG ATAACGCCATTTGCGATGCTCTCACGCTCTGCAGCAGGAATCAGAGGCTCGACATTG ATAATCAATATGCCCGGGAATCCAAATGCAGTGGCCGAGTGTATGGAGGCACTGTTACCAGCGTTGAAACACGCTCTAAAGCAGATCAAAGGAGACAAGAGAGAGAAACATCCGAAGCACATACCTCATGCAGAAGCCAGCCCCGCACCTGCTGCTGATACATGGGACAAAAGCTATAAGGCGGCCTACGAGGGAGCAGAAGAGACGAAAGATGCTGGCTGTTCTTGTACTCACTGA
- the LOC106435059 gene encoding BTB/POZ and MATH domain-containing protein 5-like — translation MSGSQIPRSNPDRVSSPTSSKSVTQTVNGSHQFVIQGYRLAKGMGVGKHIASDNFSVGGYQWGIFFYPDGKNPEDNSAYVSVFVALASEGTEVRALFELALVDQSGKGNHKVHSHFERSLDSGPYTLKYKGSMWGYKRFYRRTQLETSDFLKDDCLIINCTVGVVVSEVHCPRLHSIRVPDSELGSHFGVLLDSMEGSDVTFDIAGEKFQAHKLVLAARSPFFKSKFFTEPEENNREVTINNLEPKVFKALLQFMYKDSLPEDVEPVAAHTYDLLKLPEMYETLIVKLLAAADKYNLNRLRLLCESHICKGVSVKSVAKILALADRYKATELKDVCLKFTAENLAAVLETDAYQQLKDECLSLQSELLKAVAGYEEASNSAGGAKSQSVWAQLSDGGGDTSSRHVRQRTT, via the exons ATGTCCGGATCACAGATCCCCAGATCGAATCCGGATCGGGTCTCATCCCCCACGAGCTCCAAGTCCGTGACGCAGACGGTGAACGGGTCGCATCAATTCGTGATACAAGGGTACAGATTAGCGAAAGGGATGGGCGTTGGGAAGCACATCGCGAGCGATAACTTCTCCGTCGGAGGTTACCAGTGGGGGATCTTCTTCTACCCGGACGGTAAGAATCCGGAGGATAACTCGGCTTATGTATCCGTCTTCGTCGCGTTGGCTAGCGAAGGGACTGAAGTTAGGGCGCTTTTCGAGCTCGCTCTTGTTGACCAGAGTGGGAAGGGGAATCATAAGGTTCATAGCCATTTCGAGAGGTCGCTTGATAGTGGGCCTTATACTCTCAAATACAAAGGAAGCATGTG GGGATACAAGCGTTTCTATAGACGTACCCAGCTGGAGACATCTGACTTTCTCAAAGACGATTGCCTGATAATCAACTGCACGGTTGGAGTTGTGGTTTCCGAGGTACACTGCCCACGTTTACACTCTATTCGCGTCCCAGATTCAGAACTTGGATCACATTTTGGAGTTTTGCTGGATAGCATGGAAGGTTCTGATGTCACTTTTGACATTGCTGGCGAAAAGTTTCAAGCTCATAAACTAGTACTGGCTGCTCGATCTCCATTTTTCAAGTCTAAATTTTTCACTGAGCCTGAAGAAAACAATAGAGAGGTTACGATCAACAATCTAGAACCAAAGGTTTTTAAG GCTTTGCTACAATTCATGTATAAAGATTCTCTTCCGGAAGATGTGGAGCCTGTGGCAGCTCATACATATGACCTCTTAAAGCTGCCTGAAATGTACGAGACATTGATTGTGAAGCTCTTAGCAGCTGCTGACAAGTATAACCTGAATAGGCTCAGGTTGTTGTGTGAATCTCACATCTGCAAAGGTGTATCAGTAAAGTCCGTAGCCAAGATCTTAGCATTGGCTGACAGATATAAAGCTACAGAACTAAAGGACGTTTGCCTAAAATTCACTGCCGAGAATCTAGCAG CTGTTCTGGAGACAGACGCTTACCAGCAGCTGAAGGATGAATGTCTGTCCCTCCAGTCCGAGCTTCTGAAGGCAGTGGCTGGTTATGAGGAAGCCAGCAACAGCGCAGGAGGAGCCAAGTCTCAGAGCGTTTGGGCTCAACTATCAGACGGCGGTGGTGATACCAGCAGCCGACATGTTAGACAACGCACCACCTAG